DNA from Ziziphus jujuba cultivar Dongzao chromosome 2, ASM3175591v1:
TATAGAAACAAAAGATTTTCCAAGTACAGCAATTTTTGGTCCAGAGTTCTTCACAGGGGCAATCCCTGTTTAACCGTAAATTCTTCCATCTTGTTAAGTGTTTCATGCCTTTCAACCATTTGTACTAGCAGAATTAATCAAGCTGCAATTGGCTCAAAACATTTTTGGTCAAAGCAGTTTTGCCTTGGAGAGAGAAATTAGCTAAGCTGTTCGATTAATTTAGGGTTTTTACATCCTAGCAATGtatatgttatttaaattttactgCTTAATGAttaattctttcttctttttctattttcttgtgAACGTTGTTTCCTCTTCTTGAGATATGAttactatctataatcatattTCATTTTCCACTTTTCGTGGGAATGTGACTTATGGATCCCCTATTTGTTCTACTTTTTATGCTTGCCAGTCAATTGAGCAATGAAATGCTACGACTCTAGTCCTTCATTTTTCACCCAGAGAAAACAATTATGTTTAGCTTTTTGGCAGCGATGCAACTCTTGTGTCAATGTGAATTGCCTGTAAGTGTTACCACTGAAATTACTGACAGAACTGTAATATCATTGCAAGTACACAAGGAGAGACCGAAGTTCATGATCTACTACTGTAGTTGGTCTTCGGTATGTTCATTTATTAGAACAGACTAGGGTGGTAGTACTCTTTCATCTATTATACATCTGTTGATTCCATACCTTATTAGGAAAAGTGTGGTTTGGCTAGCACAATCACATCGGCTATCCTGTGCATGGTAATGCCAAAAACTTCTGTCATATCCAAATCTTTAGTTGTAACACCAAGGGGAAGCTCCCAATCAAAGCTATGGAGAAGTTGAGCCAGTGCAAGCTCAATACTTGCAGTTCCAAATGTAATAGCAGGGCAGCCTCTTCTACCAGCCCCAAAAGGTATCAGCTCAAAATCATGCCCTTTGAAATCAATGGTGCTGCCCATAAATCTTTCTGGTTCAAATGTTTCTGGATTTTCCCAACTTTCTTGGTCCCTTCCTATTGCCCAGGCATTGACAAGTATTCGAGTTTTGGCTGGAATATCGTACCCATCAATAATTACATGTTCCATGGATTCTCTTGGTAGCAATACTGGAGCAGGAGGATGCAAGCGAAAGATTTCTTTGATGACAGCTTTCATGTAGTGCATTTGAGGCAAGTCACTCTCTAGCACTACTCTTCTCTCTCTGACAACTCTTCTTACCTCTGCTTGTGCTCTTTCCATGACTCTAGGATTCATAATGAGCTCTGTCATTCCCCAGTCAAGGGTGATGAAAATCGTGTCAGTTCCTGCTGCAAACATGTCCTGTAACAGCAACAACCGTATTTTGCAAGTGGTGATTTTTATGAATGATAATGGTCAAATAATAAGGAGGAGtagaatttgtattttatgtttttataagGAAGTCTATAACTGTGAATAAGTAGCGAATATAAATTAAAGCAGCAAAAGATGTTTACTAACcaagatgctagctttaacatTATCCATGGTGAGGGGCATTTCAAGTGAACCATTCTTCTGTATATCAAGTAAAACATCCACAAGGTCCTTATGGTCATCGTTTTCTCTCATGGGGTTGAGGTGTTCATTCACAATCTGGTCAAAAAGATGATCAAATTGTCGAAAGGTTTCCTGTAGTCTCGATTTTATTCCTGTTAAACTGTGTATAAACTCCATTGAAGGGAAGAAATCTCCAAGACTGAATCCTCCAAGCAATTCTTGAAATTCCTGCAGCATCTTTTGGAACCCATGCTTGTCGTACTCTCCTTCTTCCGAGAAGTCCCTTCCCAATGCTACCCGGCAAAGGACATTGTTTGCGTACATTCCAAGCATCTTAGACAGATTGGTGGTACCGGGATAAGACTCTGCAATCCGACGAACCATACGAGCAACTTCTTCTTCTCTAACAAAGCCATATGATTGGACTCGTTTAACACTTAATAGCTCATGTGTCCAAATTTTCCGAACATGCCTCCAGTAAGCACCATGAGGTGAGAAACCAAGATCAGTGCAATTGTATAAGAGATGTTTGGCAGAAAAGATTTGTGGACGGCTACATAGAGCAAGGTCATGGGTTTTCAATACCTCCTTGGCCAGTCTAGCTGATGAAACCACCACAGTTGGGATCTGACCGAGctgtaagaaaaatattggaCCGTATTTTTCTGCCAGTCTgcagagagagaggagaggcaTGCTGCTAAGCTGGTGAAGATTACCAATTATTGGTAGTTTTGAAGGGGTTGGTGGGAGATTAAGTTGTCTTTTTGTTGACTTATCCTTAAAGATGAACTTCAGCAACACTAAAATGAAAAGCAATGAAAACAGAAAGATGGGTTCCATTAGCCATTGAAGGAAAGCCATTAGATTTCTCTAAAACAAAACTCAATGCATCTCTCTTATCTATATTCATCCGGATCTATCCTTgctagtcttcatctgtgtttcttttttattcatgGACTTGCCCTATATCAAGGTCTTTTTACATACAAATAATCCACACCAGTCGCTTTCTTCCTTTGAATTTCTGGTGGTCCTACCGAATAGTAAGAACGTGAGAGTTTACCATTCTGGGCACTGAAAATCTGAAAGACCCAAAAGCTGAAAAATTCCTggattaaaatcttttttaacTTGTTTATGTGAGACTGATGTTATCCTTGATGTGGGTTATAATGAGTCCGAAAAAGACGATTACATATCATGATGTCATTTGAAGACTTTCTTACTCAATTATTTTTGTAAGCTCCAATCTTAAGTTAAGTAATTGTCTGTATTGTGCTGAAGTTTCTACTTTTGAGAAAGCTCTGATCAATGATAGTCACTAAAATATGATTGTTTTGACTGTAATGGCAAGGTTTTCTCCTCCACACAATAATCCATTATTCTTGCTacagtaaataataataattcttaacCATATTCATAAGGGCAACTTTAATAGATTCTTGACTATGAGCACACGGTTTTGAGCACATGGTTTTCTGTCATTAGACTTTTTATTAGCTCCTGCATTTTGAGGACCAAAGACAATATCTTCATTAATCCTTTAgcagccttttcttattttcaggAAATGGTCAGTtattttgatggaaaaatatttatccttaaatctttAAAGATTATGCATGTGTATGAGCAGTTCATGGAGATATTATCCTtcagtttttaattttgaaCTTTTACTGTTCTTATAGGTCAGggaagaaaaagtaaaagttcTTACTCCAAGGGGAGATGGGTATGCAATTCAACACTCTAATAAAACCTTAGTTGATGCTTGTCCCTCTACAGGACACAAAAAGGTGGACAAGCCTTGCTAGAATGAAGTAAAAATTGTGTTCAACAAGGACTTCATTACTATACTCCTGCCTGTTATCTCATTTTAATATTCTTCTTGCTGATTGTCATCTTAGTTCTAGTTAATGTAAAATGCACTGAGCTTCTTATCTGAAATTGTTCTGCAATTCTATAAATATCTAGAACATGTAACACTAGTTTTGGCTGCACAGGTGGTAATCCAAATACTTTCTGCAAGTCTTGCCCTTctacatttcatttttctttttcttggttgAATAACTTTGCTGATATTTCCACCATTATTCCCCCTTTACAACTTTTCTCTTAATTGTTCCCTTGTTCAGGAGGCAAGTGTTAACCGGTCTTACTTGGAAATGTCATTGCTATTTGCTTTGaccttctttttcttatattaaaaaaaaaaaaaaaaaaactctctgaTAATATGCCACAATTCTCGTAATTAGACATAATCACTGTATAGGGGTTAGTGGAGCGGCGTGCCTACCTCGACCTATGACAGGTATAGAAGAGCCACATTAATCATCTACTATGGCAGAATTAATCAAGCTGCAATTGCCTCAAAATGTATTTGGTCAAAGCAGTTTTGCcttggaaagaaaaaatagcCAAGCTGTTCGATTAATATAAGTTTGTGTAGCATGTATATGTTATCTTCATTCTACTGCTTAATGATTAATCCTATTTCTTTATTCTATTTTCTTAGGAACATAGCTTCCTTTTCTTAATATATTGTTGCTATCGATATTTATATTTCCTCTTCCAATTTAGGTGGGAACGTAATGGTGGATCCATTAATTGATCTCCTTTTCATGCTTGATTAGCCAGTTAAGCTATAAAATGATATTACACCTAGTCCCTCATTTTTGCTTGTATGTAAAAACAGTCAAAACAACGCATGTTATAGCTTTTTTGGCAGAGAATGCAATATTGGTGTTGAAACAAATGCATTTAGTATTACTATTTAAATTACTGGACAATGACACGCTGAATTCCATCCAACACCCACCCAAAAATTCTGGCTGATTTCCTGACAGAGTTGTAATATTTACTATTGCAAGCCCATTAGGAGGGACCAAATTTCCATCAACTACAACTGTATTTGGTATTTGGTATGTTGCATTTAAGAGACTAGGCTGTTACATCTATTATGCATCTGTTTATTGAGTACATACCATCTTAGGAGAAGTGTGGTTTGG
Protein-coding regions in this window:
- the LOC107418235 gene encoding cytochrome P450 71AP13-like, translated to MAFLQWLMEPIFLFSLLFILVLLKFIFKDKSTKRQLNLPPTPSKLPIIGNLHQLSSMPLLSLCRLAEKYGPIFFLQLGQIPTVVVSSARLAKEVLKTHDLALCSRPQIFSAKHLLYNCTDLGFSPHGAYWRHVRKIWTHELLSVKRVQSYGFVREEEVARMVRRIAESYPGTTNLSKMLGMYANNVLCRVALGRDFSEEGEYDKHGFQKMLQEFQELLGGFSLGDFFPSMEFIHSLTGIKSRLQETFRQFDHLFDQIVNEHLNPMRENDDHKDLVDVLLDIQKNGSLEMPLTMDNVKASILDMFAAGTDTIFITLDWGMTELIMNPRVMERAQAEVRRVVRERRVVLESDLPQMHYMKAVIKEIFRLHPPAPVLLPRESMEHVIIDGYDIPAKTRILVNAWAIGRDQESWENPETFEPERFMGSTIDFKGHDFELIPFGAGRRGCPAITFGTASIELALAQLLHSFDWELPLGVTTKDLDMTEVFGITMHRIADVIVLAKPHFS